TTCAACGGTACCCAATTCAGTTTTGAGATTTTCTTGGTTTATTTCAATGGACATTTAGATTCCGTCCTTTCCTTAGTTTTGAATTACTAAATCGAATAAATGGGGAACACGGTTTTTATCCGCATAACCATCATTATATTCTCGTTCGCCTGATAGCGCTTCCACCGGACAGGCGGTTACACACTTCAAGCAGCCTTTACAATATTGATAGTCAATACCACTGAGAAACATTTGTGGTCGACCTTTTTTGTCTGGCTTTTCCTCCCATACAAAGCAAAAATCAGGGCAGGCTGTATCACATGCAGCGCAATTAATACATTTCTCCTCATGAAAATGAGGGAGCATACCTGCGCGTGAAATACTTAAATCTTTTAGTATGCTGTTACCTGGATTGGTTATCATACCGCCAATCGCCTGAGTTTCATAACCAAGAACAGGTTCTGGCCGTGAAAAAGGTTTAGGTTCGATGCCATCTTCAGGAAGATATGTTTTAAATTCGACTTCAGTAAATCCACGGTCGAATGTACGAATATTTGGTTCAACCAAATGTGGGTATTTTTTTTCAAAGGTACGGCGGATTGTTTGTCTCATCGATTCTGGATCTAAAAAGTCCAAGATACGATACAGAGCACCGAGCATTGCAGTGTTGGCTTTTGTTTGTTCTTCTAACGCGATACCAGTGGCATCTATGATGGCTATAGTTCCGCCAGCAATTTTCATGAGATTTTTAAGTTCGTCTGGGGATTTTTGTGAGTTTACTAAGATCGTGCTGTCAGGGTATATCCCGCTTGTGCAGTCGATGGTTTTAAAAAGGGCATCATGGAAAATGCCGACAACATGAGGGCGTTCTATTGGTGTGGTGTCTCGAATGTTTGTTTCTGGTTCGCAGAAACGAATGTGTGCTTTTACTGGGGAACCTTTTTTCTCTGAACCGTATGATGAAAAACCGACTCCATTCAGTCCGTTTCCAACAACTCCATCCTCTGAAAGCATTTTTCCAGCCAGATTAGCTCCTAACCCGCCGATGGACTCAAGGCGGATTTCAAAAAAACCTAATTCATTTTTTTTCGGCAATTTTGACATAAGTATTCCTCCTATCTATAAAACGGAGTTTAATATAGAATATTATAAATATTCTATAAATTAAATTATTTTAATTGTAACAGGACACCAAAACAATTACAACAGATTTTTGTATTCAAATGGAGGAACACATTTGGAGTTGGTTTTATCAGATAGGTGAAACCTGTTTGTGATATATAACAGTGATAAATATGTTATATAACAAAAGAGAAGGACAAGAATGAAAACAAATGGAAGGATGTTTGTAGGTCACTTGTGCCCAGTACATTCATATAATACTAAAGGGAAATAGACATGAAAAACTAATATTTATCCAATCCTATTGTGAGTACAAAGTTAAGGTAAGAAATTCAACGAGCAGGAGGGGATTTATCTGAAGTTTACCATTCAATATATACCCCTGAACAAAATTAAACCTGACGTATCATTGAAAGTAACGGAACACATTAAACGACTTCAAAGATTGATGTGGGACTGTATGTTTGTTTTGGTTGTCAGAAAAAACCGGAAGGATAACAACTATACCATTATTAGCGGTCAAGATCGTTATGAATCCCTTCGCAAACATACAAAAAGTATCTATGCTCCTTGTATCGTCGATAAAAGTCCGTCTCTCGAATCACCATCCTGGTTTCATCGCTTTCGTAGAAAACAACCGCTGGATGACTTTCCATTAATGCCATCTAGCTGGTCCATTGTACGTTCCTTTTTAAAACAAGAGCCTCGATTTAAACAATTATCTCGCTCGCAGCAAATAAGAGTCCTTCTCCTAGCTGCCCATTATAAAAAAACAGTGATTTATTCTATGAAAATGACGGTGGATGAGATGTTGAAAGACAATTAGAAAAGAGTTTGGTATACGTCCAAACTCTTTCTCAGTTTTCCATTAGGAAAAAATAAAAACACAAATGTAATAGAATACCAACGCCAATCATATTGAACCAATTAATTACATATTTATTTCCCTTGGGTTGAATAACCCCCATGGCAACAATATTCCAATAGGTATTCTTTAATCTAAATAGACATAGGGAGTCTATAATACTATATAAGCAGAGCAGGGAATCCATTTCCTGCTCTGCTTTCCTATTCAACCATTACCTTAATGTGGTCAATTGCATTATATCCATACCCATTTCTATTCCAATAAGGTTTAATGGGCTGAGTTTGACCACTAGAATCTGTTGCTTTTGACATAATGCTAAATATACCTTTTTCAACTGCATTCCACTCATATGACCAAGAAGCCCATTTGTAGCTAGATTTCGAATCAAATACTTGCGCCTCGGACCATGTGTGTCCGTTATCAGTGCTGATTTCGACATGTGTAATATTTCCTTTACCTGTCCAGGCGATGCCTTTTATAACATGTTTACCAGTATTTATCTTCGCCATATCTAACGGTTTTTGAATCGTGGAATTTACATTTATGGTTGTAACAGGATGAGCACCATCGTCATTATTTTGATTTGGATAATACATATAGTCAATGTTCTGGAAAGGTCCATTAAAAGGAGTACCAATTACACTTATTTGTTTAATCCATTTCACTGAAGCCATACCATACCATTGTGGAACGATTAATCTGAATGGAAATCCATGTTTAAAGGATAAAGGTTGTTTATTATATTCATAGGCGATAATGGTATCAGGATGTAAGGCCTTCTTTAAAGGTAAACTCCTAGTATAAGAGAATACCTTGTCTAAGTCCGTTCTTACTCCGAAATCATATCCTTCTACCACAACCTCTTTAGCGGCTTCTTTTATTCCGGAAATTTCAAGCAAAGTACGTAAGGGAACACCTTTCCAAACGCCTTGGCTCATTGCTCCCTTACCCCATTGTTCGCCAAACACTTTGGGCTCAAATAGGCTGCGCTTATTTCCGGAACATTCGAGAACAACTTCAACGGTTTTTGAGGGTAGCTGAAGGATTGATTGCATAGAAATCAGTAAGGGGGTAGTAACCATCCCATTTATAGGGAGAAAGTAGTTTGAATAGGAAAGCTTTGGATAAGAAAAGTGGTTTCGCCGATAAAATAAAGGGGTTTGGATAATATCATTTTCAATAAATTGAATCGGTGTTTCCTGATTCTCAGGCTGCAACCTGCGTGTTACTAAATACGGCTTCTCAAGGTGATGGTTTGGATCAGCCATAATTTCCTCCTTTAAATAGCAGTCACTACTACCGTATGTTTTACTTGATTAAAATAGGTGTAACAAAACGTCAAAAGAGGGCTAGCTCGATACAAGGTATTTTCAGAGTAAATGTAGAATAGTTATTGTTTTTCCCTTTTATTAAAGGGATATTTTTTTGCTAAAATAAGCTTGATTTTCAATATTGAGGACATATGTCCTAACAGAGATCTGATGATTTATCATTTAATTAGATTATAAATCTAGATAAATTGGAGAGAAGAGCGATGAAAGGGAGTTTATTTGCATTTTTAGGCGGGGCTTTTATTACGCTGCAGGGTGTAGCAAATACCCGTATTAGCCAAGATATTGGCACGTGGCAGACAGCATCCATTACACAATTCACGGGATTTCTGCTAAGTTTGCTGATCTTGATGTTTACAAGAGATAAGAATTGGAAAAAGTTAAAGAATGTAAAACCCCTATACTTGACTAGTGGTGCTTTTGCAGCAATTATTATCTTTAGTAATGTCGCATCCATTGAATACGTAGGTGTTACCCTTTCGATTTCCGTCCTATTAATAGCACAGTTATGTTTGACCTTTTTAATTGATGGTAAAGGCTGGTTTGGTATTCCGAAACAGAAGATGAGGTTACCTCAGTTTGTAGGAATTGCGATGATGATCGTGGGTGTGGCCATACTACAGTTTTGATGCAACAAATTGGCCCATGCTGGAGGCGGAAATATGAAAGAAATAAAAGATCCTAAGTTAGTGCAGTCCTATTTGCAGGCTCACCAACTAGAAACCATATTTAATGAAGCAATCATGCCCTATTTGTCTTTATATCACTGCGAGCAAGGAGAACTTATCTTATCCCAAGGTGAACCATCCAAGTATTTGTATGTCCTGGTAAAAGGTAAAATAAAAATCTACACCACTTCAGCCGAAGGGAAAACACTTATTTTATCTTTTAAATCTGCGATTGAAGTGATAGGTGATATTGAATATGTGCAGGAAATCGATACCATCAATACGGTGGAGGCTGTTTCATCGGTCTATATGATCGGTGTGCAACATACTAACTTGAAAAAATTCACAAATGATTTTTCGCCATTTCTGCAATTTATTTTAAAAGTTATTACCGAAAAGTTTTATTTGAAGAATAATTCAATGAGCTTCAATTTGATGTATCCAGTTGAGGTTCGTTTAGCCAGTTATTTACTGTCGGTTACCCAAGATGATAATGAATCATTATTTACTGGGCAGCTTAGTACCACTAGCTTGACCGATACGGCAAACCTTATCGGGACCAGCTATCGTCATCTTAATCGGGTTATTAAGCAGTTTTGTTCCGATGGATTGGTGGAGCGCAGTAAAGGTTTCATTCTTATTAAAGACAGAGAAGCCTTAAAAACTATAGCCGGAGGCAATATTTACGAGTAAATAGATGACTGCAAGCTGAACGAAGCACTTGGATTCGTTCAGCTTGCAGTCATCCATGAGCTTCTATTAAAATATTACACATTGGAGTGTATCAGATATGATTCTAGGAATTTTATTTGCGATACTGGCTGGATCTTTAGTCAGTCTGCAAAACATATTCAATAGTAAAACAGGGGAACACGCTGGTTCATGGACAACCACTACATTAGTGCTAGGTTTAGGATTTGTAGCTTCATTTACTCTAGGTTTTTTGTTCGAAGGTATCCAACTGTTTGAATTACAAAATATGAAGACATGGTACTGGTTCAGCGGGTTAATAGGAATTGGAGTAGTAACCTGTGTCGTGAAAGGTATAAAGCTGCTTGGTCCAACCTATGCAATTTCAATTATGCTTTCATCACAGCTGGGATTTGCATTATTGTTCGATACATTTGGCTGGATGGGAATTGAAAAGGTACCTTTTACCACTAAGCAATTAATAGGTGTATTAGTCATTGTTGCTGGCATTCTTATTTTTAAAATCAGCGGTGAACCTAAGTCGGCTAAAATGCCTACTGGCTTAAAAAGTGTCCATGCAGAAAAGTAAACACAGGATGGAGAGATACTTTTGAAAGAATATAAAACATTGTTTTTTGATGTAGATGATACTTTATTGGATTTTGCTGCAGCAGAAAAGTTAGCGTTACAACTCCTTTTCGAGGAGCAGAATATTCCGCTTACTTCCGACATAGAAGAGAAATATAAAACAATAAATCAAGGTCTTTGGAAGAGGTTTGAAGAAGGAGAATTGAGCCGGGACGAGGTTGTCAATACACGCTTTTCTCTTCTTTTTAATCAATATGGAAAAGAAGTCGATGGGACCATACTAGAAAAAAATTATCGATCATTCTTAGAACAAGGACATCAATTGGTGAACGGCGCTTTTGAACTGATAACAGAACTAAGTTCCCAATATGATTTATATATTGTTACTAATGGTGTGTCTAGCACACAGGATAAACGGTTACGTGCTTCAGGGTTACATTCACTATTCAAAGGTATCTTCGTTTCCGAGGATACAGGTTTCCAAAAGCCAATGAAGGAATTTTTCGATTATGTTTTTGCAAGAATTCCTCATTTTGATGTGAACCAAGCACTAATTATCGGAGATTCGTTAAGTGCGGATATTATCGGCGGGGAGCTGGCCGGGATGGATACATGCTGGTTTAATCCAAACATGAAACCGAACAATTCTGATAGTAGTCCGACCTATCAAATTCACAAACTAGAAGAGTTAAAACAAATATTAAGTGTACGAGATAAAATAGGTGCCTGTTAATCTGATTTTAAAGGAGTGGGGGATATGGAGTTAAAATATGAAATCATTACCGATGAAGAAATTGAATACTGTAGAGATTTATGTAATGAACTAATGGCCTTTCAAAAATCTAAAGCTCATATAACCCCCGAGTTATTTGATAATATGAATTTTGACACTCGAATGGTTCCTTCTGTAAAAAGTGCATTACGCAATTACACGGTTATCGTCAAAGATGGTGAGAAAATTGTAGCTTACGTCTACTCCAATATTTCTCCAAAGGAAGCATATTCAAACGATTTCGCAACTTTTTTTGGCTTATCCTCAGTTCAACAAAAGAATGTAGCTTGTCTTTCCCAATTTTACATTAAAGAAGAGTATAGACAATATGGGATTGGTTCCAAGCTCTTCCATATGTCATTGGATTGGATGAAGCAATTTGATGATGTTGATGATTACTTTATTTTCGTTTCAAATGGAAATGATAACGCCTTAGAATTCTATAAACGTAAAGGATTCTCTGTAAGTCATACTATTTTTGATGGTTTTATTACTGTTTTACGAAAATAGGATAGGACCATTTTGGTCCTACATAGTCATCTACACCTCAAGACTTAGATAAACTTACTACTTCAGTATCTTCTGGTCATGAAAAAACTCTACTATACTATAATTACATTATATAGTGGAGTGAGAAGTATGACTGAATCAATATTGTCCCTTATCAAAGAATGGGGGATATGGGGAGTGTTCATATCCTTATTTATTGAAGGGAGTGCTCTTCCCTTTATCGGCTCGTTCATCATGGTAACAGTGGGATTTATTTTAGATTTGACCTGGTTCGAGATGATATGGATCTCATTAGCAGGCAGCTTCATATATGCGATAGGGAGTTGGATTCCTTATTTTATTGGGTATAAATTCGGTAAATCTGTAGAAGACCGGTTGAGTGATGCAAAAAGAGAAAAATTAACAAAGGCTAGGAAGGCTTTTAGCAAGAATGGAGTTTGGAGTGTTGCCATATCGAGCCCGCTTCATTTAGGGAATTTTGTCCCTTTTTTAGCGGGAATTTCACATATGAAACTTCGAACCTATACACTACTTACCATGATCGGTATTGCTCCGTCCACCTTCCTATTTTTAAGTTTTGGTCATTTTTATCCAGGTGATTTCAGCAGCGTTATGAATACAGTAAAGGATTATCAACTATTACTATTAATTTTGTTTGGATTCATTACTTTGATTTATTTGGGTATTAAATTTTTCGGTTATCGTCAGCAAAAGAAATTAATGAAACAAAATCTGATGAGTTAGATATCCTTACACTAAAAACACCTGAAAAGGGTGTTTTTTCTTTTTACATTGGCGAAGTATAATGGATGGAATTAGGTTAAAACTTCCTAAGCTATAAACAATCCATTATAATTTTTAATGAATGGAATGTAATAGGAGTGTATAGATGAAAAGTATATCGATTTTAGTTGCAGATGATGAAGAAGAGATCGCCAATTTAATTGCCATCCATTTAGAAAAGGAAGGGTATCGTGTTTTTAAAGCATTGGACGGGGAGGAAGCTATAGCCGTAATCCAGACTCAATCAATTGATTTAGTTATTTTGGATATCATGATGCCGAAACTGGATGGTTATGAAGTAACCCGCAATATTCGTGAACAACACAACATGCCGATCATTTTTTTGAGTGCTAAAACATCTGATTTTGACAAGGTCCACGGTTTGGTGATTGGAGCAGATGATTATATGACGAAACCCTTCACTCCCATTGAATTGGTTGCTCGAGTAAATGCACAGCTGCGCCGATTTATGAAGTTGAATCAACCTAAAGTGAATCAAACTTCTGGCTTGGAATTTGGCGGATTAATTATTTCTCCTGAACAGAGGAACGTAACTCTATATGGTGAATCCATCGACTTAACGCCAAAGGAATTTGACATTCTATATTTATTAGCACGGCAGCCAAAGAAAGTGTTCAGTGTGGAAAATATTTTTCAACAGGTATGGGGCGAAGCATACTATGAAGGGGCTAATACCGTAATGGTCCATATACGTACGTTGCGAAAAAAACTGGAAGAAGATAAACGGAAAAACAAATTAATCAAAACAGTGTGGGGAGTCGGGTATACATTCAATGGTTAAGATTGCACGAAGTTTCCGTTCTAGAATGGTTCTATTATTTGGCTTAAGCATGCTGTCTGCTGGTATCATAACATTCATTATTTATAAGGGACTTCAATGGTACTATCACAATTGGGTCGAGTGGGGAGATCCGCTGTCGTGGCTTCGAATTTATATAAGTACAATTGGTGACATAAATTTCTTCTTAATAATATTTATTCCGCTTTCTATTCTTTTTTTCTATTTACTCACTAAGCCTTATACTGCGTATTTTAATGAGATTTCAAATGGAATCCACAATCTCGCGCGTGGAGACTTTAAACAGCAGGTTACGATCCAATCCAATGATGAATTTAGTGCTATTGCACAGGATATTAATCTCGCAAGTGAAAAATTAGAAGAAGCGATTTTAAGAGGTGATTTTTCGGAAAGTAGCAAGGATCAATTAGTGGTCAATTTGGCCCATGATTTACGTACGCCACTTACCTCCGTTATCGGGTATTTGGATTTAATCCTTAAGGATGAAAAATTGACGAAGGTTCAGGCCAAACATTATTTAACCATTGCCTTTACAAAATCTCAGCGTTTAGAACGTTTGATTGATGAATTATTTGAAATTACTAGAATGAATTATGGAATGTTACATATTGAGAAAAAGCCGCTTAATGTAAGTGACTTGCTTTATCAATTAAAGGAAGAAATGTATCCAGTCTTTGAAAAAAATGATTTGATTGCGCGTATCAATATTCTGCCCGCTCTATCTATTTTAGGTGATGGAGAACTGTTA
This genomic stretch from Neobacillus niacini harbors:
- a CDS encoding sulfite oxidase, which gives rise to MADPNHHLEKPYLVTRRLQPENQETPIQFIENDIIQTPLFYRRNHFSYPKLSYSNYFLPINGMVTTPLLISMQSILQLPSKTVEVVLECSGNKRSLFEPKVFGEQWGKGAMSQGVWKGVPLRTLLEISGIKEAAKEVVVEGYDFGVRTDLDKVFSYTRSLPLKKALHPDTIIAYEYNKQPLSFKHGFPFRLIVPQWYGMASVKWIKQISVIGTPFNGPFQNIDYMYYPNQNNDDGAHPVTTINVNSTIQKPLDMAKINTGKHVIKGIAWTGKGNITHVEISTDNGHTWSEAQVFDSKSSYKWASWSYEWNAVEKGIFSIMSKATDSSGQTQPIKPYWNRNGYGYNAIDHIKVMVE
- a CDS encoding DMT family transporter; the encoded protein is MKGSLFAFLGGAFITLQGVANTRISQDIGTWQTASITQFTGFLLSLLILMFTRDKNWKKLKNVKPLYLTSGAFAAIIIFSNVASIEYVGVTLSISVLLIAQLCLTFLIDGKGWFGIPKQKMRLPQFVGIAMMIVGVAILQF
- a CDS encoding YjjG family noncanonical pyrimidine nucleotidase; the protein is MKEYKTLFFDVDDTLLDFAAAEKLALQLLFEEQNIPLTSDIEEKYKTINQGLWKRFEEGELSRDEVVNTRFSLLFNQYGKEVDGTILEKNYRSFLEQGHQLVNGAFELITELSSQYDLYIVTNGVSSTQDKRLRASGLHSLFKGIFVSEDTGFQKPMKEFFDYVFARIPHFDVNQALIIGDSLSADIIGGELAGMDTCWFNPNMKPNNSDSSPTYQIHKLEELKQILSVRDKIGAC
- a CDS encoding DedA family protein, producing MTESILSLIKEWGIWGVFISLFIEGSALPFIGSFIMVTVGFILDLTWFEMIWISLAGSFIYAIGSWIPYFIGYKFGKSVEDRLSDAKREKLTKARKAFSKNGVWSVAISSPLHLGNFVPFLAGISHMKLRTYTLLTMIGIAPSTFLFLSFGHFYPGDFSSVMNTVKDYQLLLLILFGFITLIYLGIKFFGYRQQKKLMKQNLMS
- a CDS encoding 2-oxoacid:acceptor oxidoreductase family protein — encoded protein: MSKLPKKNELGFFEIRLESIGGLGANLAGKMLSEDGVVGNGLNGVGFSSYGSEKKGSPVKAHIRFCEPETNIRDTTPIERPHVVGIFHDALFKTIDCTSGIYPDSTILVNSQKSPDELKNLMKIAGGTIAIIDATGIALEEQTKANTAMLGALYRILDFLDPESMRQTIRRTFEKKYPHLVEPNIRTFDRGFTEVEFKTYLPEDGIEPKPFSRPEPVLGYETQAIGGMITNPGNSILKDLSISRAGMLPHFHEEKCINCAACDTACPDFCFVWEEKPDKKGRPQMFLSGIDYQYCKGCLKCVTACPVEALSGEREYNDGYADKNRVPHLFDLVIQN
- a CDS encoding sensor histidine kinase: MVKIARSFRSRMVLLFGLSMLSAGIITFIIYKGLQWYYHNWVEWGDPLSWLRIYISTIGDINFFLIIFIPLSILFFYLLTKPYTAYFNEISNGIHNLARGDFKQQVTIQSNDEFSAIAQDINLASEKLEEAILRGDFSESSKDQLVVNLAHDLRTPLTSVIGYLDLILKDEKLTKVQAKHYLTIAFTKSQRLERLIDELFEITRMNYGMLHIEKKPLNVSDLLYQLKEEMYPVFEKNDLIARINILPALSILGDGELLARVFENLLTNANRYGIDGQYVDINGFIEKGEVVVQIVNYGDFIPPNELPHIFEMFYTGDKARTHQENSTGLGLFIAKNIVEQHNGTITVESNFIRTVFEVRLPQVSVDEQLE
- a CDS encoding DMT family transporter; translated protein: MILGILFAILAGSLVSLQNIFNSKTGEHAGSWTTTTLVLGLGFVASFTLGFLFEGIQLFELQNMKTWYWFSGLIGIGVVTCVVKGIKLLGPTYAISIMLSSQLGFALLFDTFGWMGIEKVPFTTKQLIGVLVIVAGILIFKISGEPKSAKMPTGLKSVHAEK
- a CDS encoding Crp/Fnr family transcriptional regulator, with product MKEIKDPKLVQSYLQAHQLETIFNEAIMPYLSLYHCEQGELILSQGEPSKYLYVLVKGKIKIYTTSAEGKTLILSFKSAIEVIGDIEYVQEIDTINTVEAVSSVYMIGVQHTNLKKFTNDFSPFLQFILKVITEKFYLKNNSMSFNLMYPVEVRLASYLLSVTQDDNESLFTGQLSTTSLTDTANLIGTSYRHLNRVIKQFCSDGLVERSKGFILIKDREALKTIAGGNIYE
- a CDS encoding GNAT family N-acetyltransferase; translation: MELKYEIITDEEIEYCRDLCNELMAFQKSKAHITPELFDNMNFDTRMVPSVKSALRNYTVIVKDGEKIVAYVYSNISPKEAYSNDFATFFGLSSVQQKNVACLSQFYIKEEYRQYGIGSKLFHMSLDWMKQFDDVDDYFIFVSNGNDNALEFYKRKGFSVSHTIFDGFITVLRK
- the vanR gene encoding vancomycin resistance response regulator transcription factor, VanR-F/VanR-M family; protein product: MKSISILVADDEEEIANLIAIHLEKEGYRVFKALDGEEAIAVIQTQSIDLVILDIMMPKLDGYEVTRNIREQHNMPIIFLSAKTSDFDKVHGLVIGADDYMTKPFTPIELVARVNAQLRRFMKLNQPKVNQTSGLEFGGLIISPEQRNVTLYGESIDLTPKEFDILYLLARQPKKVFSVENIFQQVWGEAYYEGANTVMVHIRTLRKKLEEDKRKNKLIKTVWGVGYTFNG